The following are encoded in a window of Dioscorea cayenensis subsp. rotundata cultivar TDr96_F1 chromosome 16, TDr96_F1_v2_PseudoChromosome.rev07_lg8_w22 25.fasta, whole genome shotgun sequence genomic DNA:
- the LOC120279465 gene encoding LOW QUALITY PROTEIN: monooxygenase 2-like (The sequence of the model RefSeq protein was modified relative to this genomic sequence to represent the inferred CDS: deleted 1 base in 1 codon) encodes MAAMASALLFSSSPSHSGSRRQAIRLGFTLKAGLGTDARREEVVIVGGGIAGLATALSLHRLGVRSLVLEQGESLRTGGTSLTLFKNGWRVLDAIGVGDELRSQFIPIQGMVMRSEDGRELRSFMFEEEAPGQEVRAVERRLLLETLASRLPAGAISFSSRVRKIEKQGMDETLLELDNGNKILAKIVIGCDGVRSPIAKWMGFAGPNYVGHCAFRGLALYPEGQPFKQKVNYIYGRGLRAGYVPVSTTKVYWFICFNRPTPGPKITDPALLKKEAIMLVSNWPRELLDVIHKTPDDVVIKTPLVDRWLWPGLSPPATTDNVVVVGDAWHPMTPNLGQGACCALEDAIVLSRKLAGAIKNGPESIDKALRDYSLERWPRIFPLTIRANLVGVLLQWDNPVVCAFRNNIMIPKLVRLGPFLEHTNFECELLEPVASV; translated from the exons ATGGCGGCGATGGCCTCCGCTCTCCTTTTCTCCTCATCTCCATCTCATTCTGGATCTAGGAGGCAAGCGATTCGGCTAGGTTTCACCTTGAAAGCCGGGCTTGGAACCGATGCGCGGCGGGAGGAGGTTGTCATCGTTGGTGGCGGGATTGCCGGCCTCGCCACCGCTCTCTCTCTTCATAG GTTGGGTGTTCGCTCGCTGGTGCTGGAGCAGGGGGAATCGCTTCGGACGGGAGGGACATCGCTGACGCTTTTCAAGAATGGGTGGCGAGTTTTGGATGCTATTGGAGTTGGGGATGAGCTCAGGAGCCAATTCATCCCGATTCAGGG GATGGTGATGAGATCGGAGGATGGGAGAGAGCTGCGATCGTTCATGTTTGAAGAGGAGGCTCCTGG GCAAGAAGTTCGAGCTGTTGAAAGAAGGCTGCTGTTGGAGACTCTTGCTAGTCGTTTGCCCGCTGGTGCAATATCTTTCTCGTCAAGAGTGAGGAAAATCGAGAAGCAGGGGATGGATGAAACTTTGCTGGAACTTGATAATGGCAACAAAATACTTGCAAAG ATTGTGATTGGTTGTGATGGTGTGCGCTCACCAATAGCAAAATGGATGGGATTTGCAGGACCTAACTATGTTGGCCATTGTGCATTCCGAGGCCTTGCACTCTATCCTGAAGGACAACCATTCAAACAAaaagttaattatatttatggaAGAGGCTTGCGGGCAGGTTATGTCCCAGTTTCTACTACAAAAGTCTATTGGTTCATCTGTTTCAACCGCCCCACTCCAG GGCCAAAGATCACTGATCCAGCTCTTCTGAAGAAAGAGGCCATAATGCTGGTGAGTAATTGGCCTCGGGAGCTCTTAGATGTCATTCACAAAACCCCTGACGATGTTGTTATCAAGACACCACTTGTCGATCGGTGGCTTTGGCCAGGCTTAAGCCCACCAGCTACTACAGACAATGTTGTGGTAGTTGGTGATGCTTGGCATCCTATGACACCAAATCTCGGTCAAGGCGCTTGTTGTGCTTTAGAAGATGCCATTGTTCTATCAAGAAAGCTCGCAGGTGCAATCAAGAATGGACCAGAAAGCATAGATAAAGCTCTCAGAGATTACAGTCTGGAGAGATGG CCTCGGATTTTCCCATTAACAATCCGTGCCAACCTTGTGGGGGTGCTATTGCAGTGGGACAATCCAGTTGTGTGTGCATTCAGAAACAACATCATGATTCCAAAGCTGGTGAGACTGGGACCCTTCTTGGAGCACACCAATTTTGAATGTGAGTTGCTGGAACCAGTAGCATCTGTTTGA
- the LOC120278835 gene encoding uncharacterized protein LOC120278835 isoform X3: MDLGGFFNGKDKDGKEGSKSSASGSSAIPMVQQVLTATRGATDVLSGVGRHVNGSLKKFGVKNVEAGVGCGVGFGHGFGIGLALKPGVIQRVQSSIALTMAKIMMRLGIAPKIPSIQNIMPGSFPSNSLLSGASDKSVKSSIGSVLNLGTKTTGSTQQHLLSDSPHQESISSSPESKETSSLFGSRSVKVINEFLQNPVLNKEETEVSELAENLHAQNNVLQMLLKHQQVIEQLIEENQMLRRVLTEDLHVQPSKLCSSREIKKGTNYQCPDCFECRRRERKSAR, translated from the exons ATGGATCTTGGTGGGTTTTTTAATGGGAAAGACAAAGATGGCAAGGAGGGATCAAAATCCAGTGCTAGTGGCTCAA GTGCTATACCAATGGTGCAACAAGTCTTGACTGCGACAAGAGGTGCTACAGATGTTCTCTCCGGTGTCGGAAGACATGTTAATGGTTCT CTAAAAAAATTCGGAGTGAAAAACGTTGAAGCAGGTGTTGGATGCGGTGTTGGGTTCGGCCATGGTTTTGGAATAG GACTTGCCTTGAAGCCTGGAGTTATTCAGCGGGTTCAATCTTCCATTGCT CTAACAATGGCTAAAATCATGATGCGTTTGGGAATTGCTCCCAAGATCCCTTCAATTCAGAATATCATGCCTGGGTCATTTCCTAGCAATAGTTTGTTAAGTGGGGCCTCAGATAAAAGTGTTAAATCCTCAATTGGCAGTGTACTAAATTTGGGAACAAAAACTACTGGAAGTACACAGCAGCATTTACTAAGTGATAGCCCCCACCAGGAATCTATAAGTAGTTCTCCTGAATCAAAAGAAACATCAAGCCTATTTGGAAGCAGGTCTGTAAAGGTTATCAATGAATTCTTACAGAATCCAGTTCTCAACAAGGAAGAAACAGAGGTCAGTGAATTG GCTGAAAATCTTCATGCTCAGAATAATGTTCTTCAAATG TTGCTTAAACATCAACAAGTGATCGAACAATTGATAGAGGAGAATCAGATGCTGCGCCGTGTACTTACTGAAGACTTGCATGTTCAACCTAGCAAGTTGTGCTCTAGTAGGGAGATTAAGAAGGGAACAAACTACCAATGTCCTGACTGTTTTGAATGCCgcagaagagaaagaaaatcaGCAAGGTAA
- the LOC120278835 gene encoding uncharacterized protein LOC120278835 isoform X1: protein MENRNAITSGQRENLGFALENPFSFKVGQVFTGFGVGCGVGIGVGRPIYLGAIPMVQQVLTATRGATDVLSGVGRHVNGSLKKFGVKNVEAGVGCGVGFGHGFGIGLALKPGVIQRVQSSIALTMAKIMMRLGIAPKIPSIQNIMPGSFPSNSLLSGASDKSVKSSIGSVLNLGTKTTGSTQQHLLSDSPHQESISSSPESKETSSLFGSRSVKVINEFLQNPVLNKEETEVSELAENLHAQNNVLQMLLKHQQVIEQLIEENQMLRRVLTEDLHVQPSKLCSSREIKKGTNYQCPDCFECRRRERKSAR from the exons ATGGAGAATCGCAATGCCATCACGAGTGGCCAAAGAGAAAACTTGGGCTTCGCTCTGGAGAATCCCTTCAGCTTCAAGGTTGGCCAAGTCTTCACGGGTTTTGGCGTGGGATGCGGGGTTGGTATCGGCGTCGGTCGCCCTATATACTTAG GTGCTATACCAATGGTGCAACAAGTCTTGACTGCGACAAGAGGTGCTACAGATGTTCTCTCCGGTGTCGGAAGACATGTTAATGGTTCT CTAAAAAAATTCGGAGTGAAAAACGTTGAAGCAGGTGTTGGATGCGGTGTTGGGTTCGGCCATGGTTTTGGAATAG GACTTGCCTTGAAGCCTGGAGTTATTCAGCGGGTTCAATCTTCCATTGCT CTAACAATGGCTAAAATCATGATGCGTTTGGGAATTGCTCCCAAGATCCCTTCAATTCAGAATATCATGCCTGGGTCATTTCCTAGCAATAGTTTGTTAAGTGGGGCCTCAGATAAAAGTGTTAAATCCTCAATTGGCAGTGTACTAAATTTGGGAACAAAAACTACTGGAAGTACACAGCAGCATTTACTAAGTGATAGCCCCCACCAGGAATCTATAAGTAGTTCTCCTGAATCAAAAGAAACATCAAGCCTATTTGGAAGCAGGTCTGTAAAGGTTATCAATGAATTCTTACAGAATCCAGTTCTCAACAAGGAAGAAACAGAGGTCAGTGAATTG GCTGAAAATCTTCATGCTCAGAATAATGTTCTTCAAATG TTGCTTAAACATCAACAAGTGATCGAACAATTGATAGAGGAGAATCAGATGCTGCGCCGTGTACTTACTGAAGACTTGCATGTTCAACCTAGCAAGTTGTGCTCTAGTAGGGAGATTAAGAAGGGAACAAACTACCAATGTCCTGACTGTTTTGAATGCCgcagaagagaaagaaaatcaGCAAGGTAA
- the LOC120279184 gene encoding GTP-binding protein YPTM2-like, with product MNPEYDYLFKLLLIGDSGVGKSCLLLRFADDSYLESYISTIGVDFKIRTVEQDGKTIKLQIWDTAGQERFRTITSSYYRGAHGIIVVYDVTDQESFNNVKQWLNEIDRYASENVNKLLVGNKSDLTANKVVSYETAKAFADEIGIPFMETSAKNATNVEQAFMAMAASIKNRMASQPASNAGRPPTVQIRGQPVNQKTTCCSS from the exons ATGAATCCGGAGTA tGATTATTTGTTCAAACTTCTGCTTATTGGAGATTCTGGAGTTGGCAAATCATGTCTCCTTTTGAGATTTGCG GATGATTCATACTTGGAGAGCTACATCAGCACAATTGGAGTTGACTTT AAAATACGCACTGTTGAGCAGGATGGGAAGACCATAAAACTCCAGATT TGGGATACTGCTGGGCAAGAGCGGTTCCGAACAATCACTAGCAGCTATTACCGAGGCGCACATGGAATCATT GTGGTTTATGATGTGACAGACCAAGAGAGCTTCAATAATGTAAAGCAATGGTTAAATGAGATTGACCGTTATGCCAGCGAAAATGTCAACAAGCTCCTTGTTGGAAACAAGTCTGATCTTACAGCTAATAAAGTTGTATCATATGAGACTGCTAAG GCATTTGCTGATGAAATTGGCATCCCATTCATGGAGACAAGCGCAAAGAATGCTACTAATGTAGAGCAAGCCTTCATGGCCATGGCTGCATCAATTAAGAACAG GATGGCGAGCCAACCGGCTTCAAACGCCGGCAGACCTCCCACCGTCCAGATCCGTGGTCAGCCCGTCAATCAGAAGACCACCTGCTGCTCGTCTTAA
- the LOC120278690 gene encoding transcription factor MYBS2-like, producing MRQDSCMAEKGLKLFGVRIVGDAAEDEEEEVMRKSSSMGNLAAAAPAPAESGGTEQGYLSDGGLVQSSRRRGGNERKRGVPWTEEEHRTFLTGLEKLGKGDWRGISRNFVTTRTPTQVASHAQKYFLRQNNPNKKKRRSSLFDVVINDKAPSTEPSNEVKEATSSNPLPEENCLVGIVPSPATQTTSQVFECPASLPLVMNPIDIPNFSASNVMVTSSSNTKSICVPDFLKLSLSHPHCSALSTATSPAKDITDLELSIAPPRPPGSTGAISVI from the exons atgcgcCAAGATTCGTGCATGGCGGAGAAGGGGTTGAAGCTCTTTGGGGTGAGGATCGTCGGAGATGCGgcggaggatgaggaggaggaggttaTGAGGAAGAGCTCCAGCATGGGGAACCTCGCAGCAgcggcgccggcgccggcggAGAGTGGTGGAACGGAGCAAGGATACCTCTCTGATGGTGGACTTGTTCAGTCGTCGAGACGGAGAGGTGGAAATGAACGGAAGCGAG GCGTGCCATGGACCGAAGAAGAACACCGAACGTTTTTAACAGGACTGGAAAAACTCGGCAAAGGTGACTGGAGAGGAATCTCAAGGAACTTTGTGACAACCCGAACTCCGACTCAAGTCGCCAGTCATGCCCAGAAATACTTTCTTAGACAGAACAATCCTAACAAAAAGAAACGAAGATCGAGTCTCTTCGATGTCGTGATAAATGACAAA GCTCCTTCAACTGAACCTTCAAATGAAGTTAAAGAAGCAACCAGTTCTAATCCTTTGCCGGAGGAGAACTGTTTG GTTGGAATTGTGCCATCCCCTGCAACTCAAACAACATCTCAAGTTTTTGAATGTCCTGCATCCTTACCACTTGTCATGAATCCCATTGATATACCAAATTTCAGTGCTTCTAATGTTATG GTGACTTCTTCAAGCAATACGAAGTCGATCTGCGTCCCAGATTTCCTCAAGCTATCCTTATCTCATCCACATTGCTCGGCCTTGTCTACGGCCACATCTCCGGCAAAAGACATAACTGATCTCGAGCTCAGTATCGCCCCGCCTCGCCCTCCGGGCTCCACCGGCGCAATCAGTGTGATCTAA
- the LOC120278835 gene encoding uncharacterized protein LOC120278835 isoform X2: MENRNAITSGQRENLGFALENPFSFKVGQVFTGFGVGCGVGIGVGRPIYLGAIPMVQQVLTATRGATDVLSGVGRHVNGSLKKFGVKNVEAGVGCGVGFGHGFGIGLALKPGVIQRVQSSIALTMAKIMMRLGIAPKIPSIQNIMPGSFPSNSLLSGASDKSVKSSIGSVLNLGTKTTGSTQQHLLSDSPHQESISSSPESKETSSLFGSRSVKVINEFLQNPVLNKEETEAENLHAQNNVLQMLLKHQQVIEQLIEENQMLRRVLTEDLHVQPSKLCSSREIKKGTNYQCPDCFECRRRERKSAR, from the exons ATGGAGAATCGCAATGCCATCACGAGTGGCCAAAGAGAAAACTTGGGCTTCGCTCTGGAGAATCCCTTCAGCTTCAAGGTTGGCCAAGTCTTCACGGGTTTTGGCGTGGGATGCGGGGTTGGTATCGGCGTCGGTCGCCCTATATACTTAG GTGCTATACCAATGGTGCAACAAGTCTTGACTGCGACAAGAGGTGCTACAGATGTTCTCTCCGGTGTCGGAAGACATGTTAATGGTTCT CTAAAAAAATTCGGAGTGAAAAACGTTGAAGCAGGTGTTGGATGCGGTGTTGGGTTCGGCCATGGTTTTGGAATAG GACTTGCCTTGAAGCCTGGAGTTATTCAGCGGGTTCAATCTTCCATTGCT CTAACAATGGCTAAAATCATGATGCGTTTGGGAATTGCTCCCAAGATCCCTTCAATTCAGAATATCATGCCTGGGTCATTTCCTAGCAATAGTTTGTTAAGTGGGGCCTCAGATAAAAGTGTTAAATCCTCAATTGGCAGTGTACTAAATTTGGGAACAAAAACTACTGGAAGTACACAGCAGCATTTACTAAGTGATAGCCCCCACCAGGAATCTATAAGTAGTTCTCCTGAATCAAAAGAAACATCAAGCCTATTTGGAAGCAGGTCTGTAAAGGTTATCAATGAATTCTTACAGAATCCAGTTCTCAACAAGGAAGAAACAGAG GCTGAAAATCTTCATGCTCAGAATAATGTTCTTCAAATG TTGCTTAAACATCAACAAGTGATCGAACAATTGATAGAGGAGAATCAGATGCTGCGCCGTGTACTTACTGAAGACTTGCATGTTCAACCTAGCAAGTTGTGCTCTAGTAGGGAGATTAAGAAGGGAACAAACTACCAATGTCCTGACTGTTTTGAATGCCgcagaagagaaagaaaatcaGCAAGGTAA